From a region of the Candidatus Bipolaricaulota bacterium genome:
- a CDS encoding ABC transporter permease: MIPLLIIISLISFAILQLMPGDYLTRSRLNPDITQETFDEMAHRYGLDKPFIVQWWIWFTRIIRYGDFGTSFETRQPVFFTLFMGGRLFWTLIISASTMLLTWLVSIPLGIYSATHQYKVSDHTLTFFGFLGLSIPNFFFALVVLWMLVAVFHVGPDLGVGGLFSNKYIEAPWSWNKFLNLLWHLWPVWLVVGTSGMAGLMRYMRGSLLDTLRLPYVQTARAKGLSERVVIYKHAVRNAINPLITMLGMSLPNLLSGTLVTAIIFNLPTVERAYWQSLNAQDQYVTMGGLVFFSFLLLVGNLLADIMLAWVDPRIRYQ; this comes from the coding sequence ATGATTCCGCTTCTTATCATCATCTCCCTGATCTCATTTGCCATCCTGCAGTTGATGCCGGGGGATTATCTCACCCGCTCCCGGCTCAACCCGGACATCACCCAGGAGACGTTCGACGAGATGGCGCACCGCTACGGCCTCGACAAGCCGTTCATCGTCCAGTGGTGGATCTGGTTCACGCGGATCATCCGCTACGGCGATTTCGGGACGTCGTTCGAGACGCGCCAGCCCGTCTTCTTCACTCTGTTCATGGGAGGGAGGCTATTCTGGACGCTGATCATCTCGGCAAGCACGATGCTTTTGACGTGGCTGGTTTCCATCCCGCTGGGGATATACTCCGCGACCCATCAGTACAAGGTGAGCGATCACACCTTGACCTTCTTCGGATTCCTGGGACTGTCGATCCCCAACTTCTTCTTCGCTCTCGTCGTGCTGTGGATGTTGGTTGCGGTGTTTCACGTCGGCCCCGACCTCGGAGTGGGTGGGCTGTTCAGCAACAAGTACATCGAGGCCCCGTGGTCGTGGAATAAATTCCTGAACCTGCTGTGGCACTTGTGGCCAGTCTGGCTTGTGGTCGGCACCTCGGGGATGGCTGGATTGATGCGCTACATGCGCGGGAGCCTCCTCGATACACTTAGGCTTCCCTACGTGCAGACGGCGCGGGCCAAGGGGTTGTCTGAGCGCGTCGTGATCTACAAGCATGCCGTCCGCAACGCGATCAACCCGCTCATCACCATGCTCGGGATGTCCCTTCCCAACCTCCTTTCGGGAACCTTGGTGACTGCCATTATCTTCAACCTGCCGACTGTGGAGCGAGCGTACTGGCAGTCGCTCAACGCCCAGGATCAATACGTAACGATGGGGGGACTGGTATTCTTCAGCTTCCTCCTCCTCGTCGGGAACCTCCTTGCCGATATCATGCTTGCCTGGGTCGATCCGCGCATCCGATACCAATGA
- a CDS encoding ABC transporter substrate-binding protein, with amino-acid sequence MKRLALLVIGLALVLSAGAVVFGQGYATMPKDALIVPLGQEGTPYADLQPGVRGGTLYTSTISNPKKWNAVTAHETSTTAYTDKMFMGLTTTNPINGAIEPELAKSWDISEDGLTITFHLRQGLKWSDGEPFTADDVVFTFNDLYFNEDVETDTRDILQLPDGSFPKVEKVDDYTVKVTISMVFRPILNAMGVSIMPKHKLAQYVHKLNPDVPAGTFNGVWGLDTDPKEIVGMGPFVLDSFTPDQQVVMVRNPYYYHYDPNGVQLPYLDKWVDLVVASQDVSLLKFRNGEIYAFGARPSDVPILKAEEAQKGFTVLIKGATYGTLWVSFNLDTPNEKLKGLFRKLAFRQAIAHAIDKQTVINNLYNGLAAPQWSPVSMNSPFYAGRDYYGGPITEKNAVIYDYDLDKAAKLLDQIGIVDNDGDGIREFEDGTPVEFELNTNSGNTLREGFCQILADDLKKIGIKANFNPVDFNTLVTKLLGGQYEAVVLGLTGGDEPNNGANVYRSTGGLHFWHYSAAKGDIFDYEKQIDELFDKGVSTYDNDEAFEYYKEYQQLFAEKDLGLIFTVNQKFTYAYYNFIGNGEATNPLATPGGGLIDIVYIKK; translated from the coding sequence ATGAAAAGACTGGCATTGTTGGTAATTGGACTGGCACTCGTCCTCTCTGCCGGTGCGGTGGTGTTCGGGCAGGGGTACGCGACGATGCCGAAGGATGCGTTGATCGTTCCCCTCGGACAGGAGGGGACCCCGTACGCTGACCTGCAGCCTGGAGTCAGGGGCGGGACCCTCTACACCTCGACCATCTCCAACCCGAAGAAGTGGAACGCCGTCACCGCGCACGAGACGAGCACGACCGCTTATACGGACAAGATGTTCATGGGGTTGACCACAACCAACCCGATCAACGGCGCGATCGAGCCCGAGCTCGCCAAGTCGTGGGACATCTCTGAGGACGGGCTGACGATCACGTTCCACCTGCGCCAGGGGCTCAAGTGGTCTGACGGCGAGCCGTTCACTGCCGACGACGTTGTGTTCACGTTCAACGATCTCTACTTCAACGAGGACGTGGAGACCGACACCCGCGACATTCTCCAGCTTCCGGACGGCTCGTTCCCGAAGGTGGAGAAGGTGGACGACTACACCGTCAAGGTGACCATATCCATGGTCTTCCGCCCGATCCTGAACGCGATGGGCGTTTCGATCATGCCGAAGCACAAGCTTGCCCAGTACGTGCACAAGCTCAACCCGGACGTGCCGGCGGGTACGTTCAACGGCGTGTGGGGACTCGATACCGACCCCAAGGAGATCGTCGGCATGGGACCGTTCGTCCTGGACAGCTTCACCCCGGACCAGCAGGTCGTGATGGTCCGCAACCCTTACTACTACCACTACGATCCGAACGGGGTCCAGCTCCCTTACCTCGACAAGTGGGTCGACCTGGTGGTGGCGAGCCAGGACGTGTCGCTCCTCAAGTTCCGCAACGGTGAGATCTACGCGTTCGGCGCCCGCCCGAGCGACGTCCCGATCCTGAAGGCCGAAGAGGCCCAGAAGGGGTTCACCGTCCTGATCAAGGGCGCGACGTACGGAACCCTATGGGTCTCGTTTAACCTCGATACCCCGAACGAGAAGCTGAAGGGGCTGTTCCGCAAGCTCGCGTTCCGCCAGGCGATCGCGCATGCGATCGACAAGCAGACGGTCATCAACAACCTGTACAACGGTCTCGCGGCCCCGCAGTGGAGCCCGGTGAGCATGAACTCCCCGTTCTACGCGGGACGCGACTACTACGGTGGCCCGATCACTGAGAAGAACGCTGTGATCTATGACTATGACCTGGATAAAGCGGCGAAACTTCTGGATCAGATCGGGATCGTGGACAATGACGGAGACGGGATCCGCGAGTTCGAGGACGGTACCCCGGTCGAGTTCGAGCTCAACACGAACTCCGGTAACACACTGCGTGAAGGGTTCTGCCAGATCCTCGCCGACGACCTGAAGAAGATCGGGATCAAGGCCAACTTCAACCCAGTCGACTTCAACACCCTGGTCACCAAGCTCCTCGGGGGCCAGTACGAGGCGGTCGTCCTCGGGCTTACCGGCGGAGATGAGCCGAACAACGGTGCGAACGTGTATCGCTCCACCGGAGGGCTCCACTTCTGGCACTACTCGGCGGCCAAGGGCGATATCTTTGACTACGAGAAGCAGATCGACGAGCTGTTCGACAAGGGCGTCTCTACGTACGACAACGATGAGGCGTTCGAGTACTACAAGGAGTACCAGCAGCTCTTCGCGGAGAAGGACCTCGGGTTGATCTTCACCGTCAACCAGAAGTTCACCTACGCGTACTACAACTTCATCGGAAACGGTGAGGCGACTAACCCGCTGGCGACTCCGGGCGGTGGCCTGATCGACATCGTATACATAAAGAAGTAA